In Oncorhynchus keta strain PuntledgeMale-10-30-2019 unplaced genomic scaffold, Oket_V2 Un_contig_25074_pilon_pilon, whole genome shotgun sequence, the sequence CATTTTGACAGCAAATTATTTCCCTTGTTTAAACGAACCTCAAGGTTCCAGATAGATCTGGGCTGTGACGAAGATCACCTGGCACTGCACTTCAACCCACGTTTTGAGGATGACACGGACGGTGCTGTGCTCGTGTGCAACTCAAAGATTGACGGCTGCTGGGgtcatgaggagagagagaaacacagtggcctccaaagGGGTTCTACTTTCAAGGTGGGACAATTATTGGGATGGGAAGAGAGTGGACCGAAGGAGGACGTTAGTCCCGGATATATGTATAtgtttatatatgtatatgtttatatatgtatatgtttatatatgtatatgtatatgtaaataTAATATTTGAGAAGAATGTCATTGTGGTATTTCTTAAAgggatgaacttgtggataccattttttaTGTCTCTGAGTCCAGTATGACGGGAGTTAAAAAGGTAGTTTTGCGTGCCAATGCTAACTTGTGTTAGCGCTAGCTTAGCGCAAAGACTGAAAGTATGCTAGCTGTACACAAAGACTAGAATACTTTTTTTGCTGATTCACTACCTCTAACTTCATACTGGGCGATTCACTACCTCTAACCTCATACTGGATGATTCACTACCTCTAACCTCATACTGGATGATTCACTACCTCTAACCTCATACTGGATGATTCACTACCTCTAACCTCATACTGGATGATTCACTACCTCTAACCTCATACTGTACGATTCACTACCTCTAACCTCATACTGGATGATTCactacctctaacctctaacctcatACTGATGATTCACTACCTCTAACCTCATACTGGATGACCTCATACTGGATGATTCACTACCTCTAACTTCATACTGGATGATTCACTACCTCTAACCTCATACTGGATGATTCACTATTCCTACCTCTAACCTCATACTGATGATTCACTCACCTAGATCTTCATACGGGATCTTCATACTGGGAGATCTTCACGGACCCGgagacaataataataataatatatgccatttagctgacgcttttatccaaagcgacttacagtcatgtgtgcatacattctacgtatgggtggtcccggaatcgaacccactaccctggcattacaagcgccatgctctaccaactgagccacagaaggaccaaccgTATCCAcgacttcatctgactctggggaagtagataaagggctttattgtcaacatcctgaactatccctttaagattgGTCAGCGTAGTTAGTTATGAGTTCTGTCGTACTGACTGcattgttcagtgtagttagttATGAGTTCTGTCGTACTGACTGCATTGGTCAGTGTAGTTAGTTATGAGTTCTGTCGTACTGACTGCATTGGTCAGTGTAGTTAGTTATGAGTTCTGTCGTACTGACTGcattgttcagtgtagttagttATGAGTTCTGCATTGGTCAGTGTAGTTATGAGTTCTGTCGTACTGACTGCATTGGTCAGTGTAGTTATGAGTTCTGTCGTACTGACTGCATTGTTCAGTGTAGTCAGTTATGACTTCTGTCATACTGACTGCATTGGTCAGTGTAGTTATGAGTTCTGTCGTACTGACTGCATTGTTCAGTACAGCCTTTAATTACTAGATGAATGGATAATCTTGggcaaaaaaatgtatttttaaatgtatttacccTCTaattaactagtcaagtcagagTTGAACTAGGCGTAGAGTATAGTGATGTAACAATGAGAGTAAGTCAATGTGTTGTCATAGTGACgggtttcctctctcccttctctctcagaTTGTCCTGAAGCTGACCGGAGACCTGTTTGAAGTGGAGATGCCTAATGGACATGAGATCAAATTCCCCAACCGTTCCGTCTTGGACGTCATTACCTACGTTCGTGTCAGAGGGGACTTAAAGCTCACCGCCTTTAAGATCTACTAAAGAGACCCATAATATCCACCTTGTGTAGCCTGGCAACAACGGCACGGCCAATTTGTCTCATTTTGTCTTCCAATTTCCGTGGCGTTCCGGCCCAATGACACACAAGCAAGTGGGCGGGGCTACATATAGAGTTAGACCAATGGGCAGTAAAGACAGGATCAATGGCCTGTATCAAATAGTAAATGGAAATATGGGATGACCATGGTACGTTTTGTTGTCACAATATTCTGACAAACAGTAAACACAAGGGACAACTGGGGATGAGGTTAGGATACTGTCAACTAATTACATTCCTTTACAAATACAGacgtattacacacacacacacatcttgatGAAATATCAGTCAATGTTTTACTTGTTTTGGTGAGAGAGAATGTATTCTGATACTgtagtagcccaaatgattacattattaCTGATCTAATATCTCATGTTCTGATACTGTAGTAGCCCAAATGATTCATTGACTGACCTaatctagtagcccaaatgattacattattaCTGATCTAatctctgatgttctgatactGTAGTagattacattatgactgacctaatctagtagcccaaatgattacattatgactgacctaatctagtagcccaaatgattacattatgactgacctaatctagtagcccaaatgattacattatgactgacctaatctagtagcccaaatgattacattatgactgatctaatctctgatgttctgatactagtagcccaaatgattacattattacattagcccaaatgactgacctaatctagtagcccaaatgattacattatgactgatCTAATCTCTGaatctagtagcccaaatgattacattatgactgacctaatctctgatgttctgatactagtagcccaaatgattacattattaCTGATCTAatctctgatgttctgatactgtagtagcccaaatgattacattagactagtagcccaaatgattacattatgactgacctaatctaGTAGATTACATTAGACTGACCTaatctagtagcccaaatgattacattatgactgacctaatctagtagcccaaatgattacattatgactgacctaatctagtagcccaaatgattacattatgactgacctaatctagtagcccaaatgattacattatgactgatctctgatgttctgatactagtagcccaaatgattacattatgactgacctaatctagtagcccaaatgattacattatgactgacctaatctagtagcccaaatgattacattatgactgacctaatctagtagcccaaatgattacattatgactgacctaatctctgatgttctgatactagtagcccaaatgattacattatgactgacctaatctagtagcccaaatgattacattaactgactagtagcccaaatgattacattatgactgacctaatctagtagcccaaatgattacattatgactgacctaatctGATGTTCTGatctagtagcccaaatgattacattatgactgacctaatctagtagcccaaatgattacattatctGACTGACCTGACCTaatctagtagcccaaatgattacattatgactgactgACCTAATactagtagcccaaatgattacattatgactgacctaatctagtagcccaaatgattacattatgactgatCCTATGTTCTGatctagtagcccaaatgattacattatgactgacctaatctagtagcccaaatgattacattatgactgacctaatctagtagcccaaatagcccaaatgattacattatgactgacctaatctagtagcccaaatgattacattatgactgatctctgatgttctgatactagtagcccaaatgattacattatgactgacctaatctagtagcccaaatgattacattatgactgacctaatctagtagcccaaatgattacattatgactgacctaatctctgatgttctgatactagtagcccaaatgattacattatgactgacctaatctagtagcccaaatgattacattatgactgacctaatctctgatgttctgatactAGTAGCCCAaatctagtagcccaaatgattacattatgactgacctaaCTCTGATGTAGTAGCCCAAATGATactagtagcccaaatgattacattatgatgATTACATTCTGATGTTCTAATactagtagcccaaatgattacattatgactgacctaatctaGTAGCCCATTACATTATGAAAATCTAGTagattacattatgactgacctaatctCTGATGTTCTGtgtagcccaaatgattacattatgactgaccgTGTCGACAGATTGGGTCGACAACAGAATAGCCGTTGACTCCAGAAGCATGGCGTCATTTTTACGATGATTTCAAATGTTATTGTCTGTAGACATTGAAGTAGAACATAATTTCATGTCATCAATGTTattgaagtagaacataatggacgcctgtcatgtcatcattgaagtagaacataatggatgcctgtcatgtcatcaataaagttAATTGAAGTAAAACATAATGGACGCCTgtcatgtcatcaataaagttaattgaagtagaacataatggatgcttgtcatgtcatcaataaagttaattgaagtagaacataatggacgcctgtcatgtcatcaataaagttaattgaagtagaacataatggacgcctgtcatgtcatcaataaagttaattgaagtagaacataatggacgcctgtcatgtcatcaataaagttcattgaagtagaacataatggacgcctgtcatgtcatcaataaagttcattgaagtagaacataatggacgcctgtcatgtcatcaataaagttcattgaagtagaacataatggacgcctgtcatgtcatcaataaagttaattgaagtagaacataatggacgcctgtcatcaataaagttaattgtagaacataatggacgcctgtcatcaataaagttaattgaagtagaacataatggacgcctgtcatgtcatcaataaagttcattgaagtagaacataatggacgcctgtcatgtcatcaataaagttcattgaagtagaacataatggacgcctgtcatgtcatcaataaagttaatttagaacataatggacgcctgtcatgtcatcaataaagttAATTAGTGAACATAAACACCTGTCATGTCAATAAAGTTAATTGAAGTAGAACATAATACGCCTGTCTTCATCAGGATAACATCgtcatgtcatcaataaagttCATTGAAGTAGAACATAATCCATACATTTAACTTTTTTAAATGATCTAATTTTCTTAGAATATAATTGTCCCATTAAAGTTGAACTCCCAATAAAGTTCTTCAAGGCTTTTGATTTATAGCTTTcaataaaaaaatcaaataaataaaatcaatccATTTGAGTGACTCTCACTTCTCTGGAATGTTCCGCCTGTGTGTCTTGCTGGTTCACATTGAGCTCTCATCAATAAAGTTAAAAGTAGACATCTTCATCAGATCAAACACTGTAAAGACTTCCATGAATAGCCCATTGAAGTAGAATAAGAGTGTCTACCTGGTAGAACATAACTCCTACACAGTTCGGAAACAGATGTTCATGTCTGAGTGTGAACATAATAGAGTACTATCATTGAAGTAGAACTGGGTGTCATCTCCTACAGTTCATTGGTAAACAGATGTTCATCAATAAAGTTCAGTGTGACATAGACGCCTGTCATGTCATCTAAAGTTCTGGCATAATGTACTCATTGAAGTAGAACTACACACGGAAACAGATGTTCCAATAAAGTTCATTGAAGTGTGAATAGAGTACTATCTGGTGTACTCCTATGTCACACAGAAACAGATGTTCCTGAGTGTGAATAGAGTACATAATCTGGTGTACTCCTACACATTGGAAACAGATGTTCCTGAGTGTGAATAGAGTGCTATCTGGTGTACTCCTACACAATAAAGTTCGGAAACAGATGTTCCTGAGTGTGAATAGACGCCTGTCATGTACTATCTGGTGTACATAATCCTGTCACACAAGGAAACAGATGTTCCTGAGTGTGAATAGAGTACAATATCTGGTGTATGGACGCCTCACACAGTTCGGAAACAGATGTTCCTGGAAACAATGTTCCTGAGTGTGAATAGAGTACAATAGTTCATTGGTGTACTCCTATGTCACAATAAAGTTCATTGTAGAAACAGATGTTCCTGAGTGTGAATAGAGTACTATCTGGTGTACTCCTACACACGGAAACAGATGTTCCTGAGTGTGAATAGAGTACTATGTTCCTGGTGTACCTTCTACACACGGAAACAGAGTTCCTGAGTGTGAATAGAGTACTATCTGGTGTACTCCTACACACGGAAACAGATGTTCCTGAGTGTGAATAGAGTACTACCTGGTGTACTCCTATACACGGAAACAGATGTTCCTGAGTGTGAATAGAGTGCTATCTGGTGTACTCCTATACACGGAAACAGATGTTCCTGAGTGTGAATAGAGTACTACCTGGTGTACTTCTACACACGGAAACAGAGTTTCCTGAGTGTGAATAGAGTACTACCTGGTGTACTCCTACACACGGAAACAGATGTTCCTGAGTGTGAATAGAGTACTACCTGGTGTACTCCTACACACGGAAACAGATGTTCCTGAGTGTGAATAGAGTACTATCTGGTGTACTCCTACACACGGAAACAGATGTTCCTGAGTGTGAATAGAGTACTATCTGGTGTACTCCTACACACGGAAACAGATGTTCCTGGAGAATGTGAATAGAGTACTATCTGGTGTACTCCTACACACGGAAACAGATGTTCCTGAGTGTGAATAGATTTGTACTATGTTCTGGTGTGAAAAAAATCATCTTTACACACGGAAACAGATGTTCCTGACTGTGAATAGAGTACTACCTGGTaagagacatttacattacacacGGAAACAGAGTTTCCTGAGTGTGAATTGTAAGGTGGAGATCCACTGAGGTATAGAGCGTCGAGGTATAAAAAGACCACGTGAGAATCCAAGCTGTACGTATAATCTCTCCTATCACCAAAAAGGGAATTTCCTTTAGATGCCTTATGTTCCTTAGACCcaatcctgtcctgtcctgtccactctCACAAACCCCCAAAAGGGACAATATATCACGGGCCATGTGAGAAGTTGTCCCTCAGAGTGACTGCAGCTTCAATTACAAGCCAGTTGAGAATGAGGCCAAGGCATCCATCAACAGCAGGCGAGCAGTACCTCGAGACCCcttttaatattagacatcgggcaccagctgttattgacaaatagacacaggccaccacccctcgtcttaccagacgttcTGGCCGTTCTGTTTttgccgatgcacggaaaacccagccaactgtatattatcatgGTTTTAATGTGCCGTTGTTTTTAATGtgccgttggtaggatagtctcaaactgagctcatccagtttattctccagtgattgcacgttggtcAATAGAATGGATGGTAGAGGCGGTTTACACACTCGCCCAATAATTCTCAAGGTTCACCTGATCTCTACCCGATGTATTCCCGTCTTTTCTTCACACGattgacagggatttgggcctggtctggaGAAGCAGAATATCCAGAGCGTCGGACTCATTgaaaaaaaaatctttgtccaattcgaggtgagtaatcgctgttcgcCACGCcactgatgtccagaagctcttttcggtcataagagacgtgGGCAGCAGCAAcactatgtacaaaataagttacaaactaTGTggaaaaaaactaacaaaatagcacagttggttaggatcCCAAAAGATGGCAGCCATCCTTACTATATGAATGAAGGTTGAGGTGAACGCTTTAGTCTGTCATCTGACTGATCACAGTCATAGAAGACAAGGACAGAAGAAGAAGAGTTGACATTAAACAGAACAGTGCAAATAAACTAAATAAATATTGCAGAACTCTGTTTctgtacttctctctctctctctctctccccctctctctctctctctgcctctctctctctctctctgtacaccttctctccctctctctccctctctctctctctctctccctctctctgtaccccttctctccctctctctttccctcccctctctctctctcctctctctgtaccccttctctccctctctcttttccctcctctctctctctcttctctctctcagaagGGAAAAGGaagattttctctctctctccctctctctgtatccccctccccctctaactAGCGACAACAAAGGGAAGGTGTTGGAGTAATTCAGCATTGGAACGTCTTCCACACGGAACAGCATTCTCCTTTGATCTAGGAAGCTTTGAGTTTTTTGTTGGGTGCAAATATGTTTTGGGTAAAAATACCGCCCTATTCCCTTAGTAACAACATTGGTCTATCAGGCCCACccttctttactctctctctctctctctctctctctctctctctcttctctctctctctctctctccttctctctctctccttctttaactcccctattctctctccctcctctttcactcGTTTTCGTACCCCTTCTCCACCTTTCTCCACTctcatccatccctctccctctgctctctctctgtcctttagtcaatgagagggaggaggagaggagagaacagacacaaAACTAAGGTCTGCATTCTAATGACAGCATGGTCTGCTGACCCCACTGACCGACcagccctctctctacctcactccctcactatctccctctcttctctctctccctctccctctctacctcactccctcacta encodes:
- the LOC127922270 gene encoding galectin-1-like, which encodes MECEAESWRPVESGGGRILPEAKGFQIDLGCDEDHLALHFNPRFEDDTDGAVLVCNSKIDGCWGHEEREKHSGLQRGSTFKIVLKLTGDLFEVEMPNGHEIKFPNRSVLDVITYVRVRGDLKLTAFKIY